Proteins from a genomic interval of Trifolium pratense cultivar HEN17-A07 linkage group LG6, ARS_RC_1.1, whole genome shotgun sequence:
- the LOC123890320 gene encoding mediator of RNA polymerase II transcription subunit 27-like produces MIAVQYFLGNQAETSLYSLLHWICSYQTLFSISCRKCSKLLAMDKQSNLLLPPVHLPYLPYWKFSFSKNLSTLSSKDQNSDNTMAYHIGCLSEEA; encoded by the exons ATGATAGCAGTGCAGTATTTTCTTGGTAACCAAGCTGAAACATCACTGTATTCTCTTTTG CACTGGATTTGCAGCTACCAGACTCTATTTTCAATATCATGCAG AAAATGTTCAAAGCTACTTGCCATGGATAAACAATCAAATTTATTGTTACCCCCAGTCCACCTGCCCTACCTGCCCTACTGGaagttttcattttcaaaaaatttgtcAACCTTATCTTCAAAGGACCAGAATTCAGATAATACTATGGCTTATCATATTGGCTGCCTCTCTGAGGAAGCATGA